Proteins from a single region of Haloarcula laminariae:
- a CDS encoding DUF1616 domain-containing protein — MQKSGVADRVLAVDLLAVVASVALVALVAFSPAGAVRPLAIAVGLPFVLFVPGYALVSAVFPRAGETALGPGTGTAWLARLGLSVIGSVVAVASVGGVLDFTVWGFGRTPVIAGLCLFTLVSTAVAWYRRRRLPVSVQAGADAAAVRARASQVVGGSAAGVVLTLVVVAAAAGAVGVVATESTEQGTVTEFYILGENESGELVAGNYPSTVTAGQPVTVGVGVGTTNGSGFDGRVVATIERVNVSGETARVTDSQRLDAFDVEVSGGERTVRRHTVRPSLLGERLRLTYRLYRTGADSPLRRVQLWLSVTPQ; from the coding sequence ATGCAGAAGTCGGGTGTGGCTGACCGGGTGCTCGCTGTCGACCTGCTGGCCGTCGTCGCGAGCGTCGCGCTGGTGGCTCTCGTCGCCTTCTCGCCGGCCGGCGCCGTCCGTCCGCTCGCCATCGCCGTCGGGCTCCCGTTCGTGCTCTTCGTCCCCGGCTACGCGCTCGTCTCGGCCGTGTTCCCCCGCGCTGGCGAGACGGCGCTCGGCCCGGGGACCGGGACCGCCTGGCTCGCTCGTCTCGGGCTGAGCGTCATCGGCAGCGTCGTCGCGGTCGCGTCGGTCGGCGGCGTCCTCGATTTCACCGTCTGGGGGTTCGGGCGGACGCCGGTAATCGCGGGGCTGTGTCTGTTCACCCTCGTTTCGACGGCCGTTGCGTGGTATCGCCGCCGGCGGCTCCCGGTGAGCGTCCAGGCAGGCGCGGACGCGGCCGCGGTCCGGGCGCGTGCGAGCCAGGTCGTCGGCGGGAGTGCCGCCGGCGTCGTGTTGACTCTCGTCGTCGTCGCCGCCGCCGCGGGGGCCGTCGGGGTTGTCGCCACCGAGTCGACCGAACAGGGCACGGTCACCGAGTTCTACATCCTCGGGGAGAACGAGTCGGGCGAACTGGTCGCGGGGAACTACCCGTCGACTGTGACGGCCGGCCAACCGGTGACAGTCGGGGTCGGCGTGGGGACCACCAACGGGTCGGGCTTCGACGGGCGCGTCGTCGCCACCATCGAGCGGGTGAACGTCAGCGGCGAGACGGCGCGAGTCACGGACTCCCAGCGCCTCGACGCGTTCGACGTGGAGGTGTCGGGCGGCGAGCGGACCGTCCGCCGACACACCGTCCGGCCCTCGTTACTCGGTGAGCGCCTCCGGCTGACCTACCGGCTCTACCGGACCGGCGCCGACTCGCCGCTCCGGCGCGTCCAGCTCTGGCTTTCTGTCACGCCCCAGTGA
- a CDS encoding DUF5796 family protein codes for MSNRSDIAPDTVSVELSEEGVAVEYLDGRTAFYHGVPTKAEGSVTTAPGKDTHVLITDKTETSGIMVYVNDLRTHDDIIEESGVGRVILEDGEEDELFPGVTVTDRQMRVEVTVDYDVTDGRVFVFEEDEMGARSFEIVPVEE; via the coding sequence ATGAGTAACCGTTCGGACATCGCGCCCGACACCGTCTCGGTCGAACTCAGCGAGGAGGGCGTCGCCGTGGAGTATCTCGACGGCCGGACCGCCTTCTACCACGGCGTCCCCACGAAGGCCGAGGGGAGCGTCACCACCGCGCCGGGCAAGGACACGCACGTCCTCATCACCGACAAGACGGAGACCTCGGGCATCATGGTCTACGTCAACGACCTGCGGACCCACGACGACATCATCGAGGAGAGCGGCGTCGGCCGCGTCATCCTGGAAGACGGCGAGGAAGACGAGCTGTTCCCCGGCGTCACCGTCACGGACCGTCAGATGCGCGTCGAGGTGACCGTCGACTACGACGTGACCGACGGCCGCGTGTTCGTCTTCGAGGAGGACGAGATGGGCGCGCGGAGCTTCGAGATAGTGCCGGTCGAGGAGTGA
- a CDS encoding DUF7128 family protein, producing MVVTTERDEMTWYKCETCGLMFDDRDDAEKHEENCDDEDPSYLQ from the coding sequence ATGGTTGTCACTACCGAGCGCGACGAGATGACTTGGTACAAATGTGAGACCTGCGGCCTCATGTTTGACGACCGCGACGACGCGGAAAAGCACGAGGAAAACTGCGACGACGAGGACCCCTCGTACCTGCAGTGA
- a CDS encoding AAA family ATPase, translating to MSGNGGSVELTVEGAHKRDAGRGIARLPESVRSELGVLSGSPVIVEGEGTTVVKVWPGEGDGSTVRIDSDTRANAGVNIGDTVRVRAGSVTEATDIGIQPLEPLPGTDEYAHTVRTRLVDRMVQAGERTHIDGLGTFVVRTTEPDGAVRVSPSTDVTVLPAIDDGDDAGDTERSASPVGANAGTAETATGVSYEDIGGLDEELDRIREMIELPLAEPDRFRELGIDPPSGVLMHGPPGTGKTLIAKAVANEVDAYFDTISGPEIVSKYKGESEERLREAFERAEAEAPAILFVDEIDSIAGSRDEDADMENRVVAQLLTLMDGLEDRGRVVVIGATNRVDAVDDALRRGGRFDREIEIGVPDEGGRREILDVHTREMPLADDVDLDRIAAQTHGFVGADLASLTTEAAMSSLRAGRDGSTEDGDEPESEGPAVTQADFDAALAVVDPSAMREYVAETPDVGFDDVGGLSEVKQTLTEAIEWPLEYGALFDTTNTDPPSGILMYGPPGTGKTLLARAVAGESDVNFIHVAGPEIMDRYVGESEEAVRELFERARQTAPSIIFLDEIDAIASHRGQGNEVTERVVSQLLAELDGITENPNLVVLAATNRRDMIDDALLRPGRLEQHVEVPNPDGPAREEILSVRTEGKPLAEDVSTAELAAELSGYSGAEIAAVVREASMLAIREMAADLGPAEASERADEVRITGDHFRRALERAEER from the coding sequence ATGAGCGGGAACGGCGGGAGCGTCGAACTCACGGTCGAAGGCGCCCACAAGCGCGACGCCGGACGGGGCATCGCTCGCCTCCCCGAGTCCGTCCGCAGCGAACTGGGCGTGTTGAGCGGGTCGCCGGTCATCGTCGAGGGCGAGGGGACGACGGTGGTGAAGGTGTGGCCGGGTGAGGGCGACGGCTCCACGGTCCGCATCGACTCGGACACGCGGGCCAACGCCGGCGTCAACATCGGCGATACGGTCCGGGTCCGGGCGGGCTCGGTGACGGAGGCGACGGATATCGGCATCCAGCCACTGGAGCCCCTGCCCGGCACCGACGAGTACGCACACACGGTCAGGACGCGGCTGGTCGACCGGATGGTCCAGGCCGGCGAGCGGACCCACATCGACGGGCTGGGGACGTTCGTCGTCCGGACGACCGAGCCGGACGGCGCGGTGCGGGTCTCGCCGAGCACTGACGTGACCGTGTTGCCGGCCATCGACGACGGCGACGACGCCGGCGACACCGAGCGGTCCGCGTCGCCGGTGGGGGCAAACGCCGGGACGGCCGAGACGGCGACGGGCGTCAGCTACGAGGACATCGGGGGGCTGGACGAGGAACTCGACCGCATCCGCGAGATGATAGAGCTGCCCCTGGCCGAGCCCGACCGGTTCCGGGAGTTGGGTATCGACCCGCCCAGCGGCGTCCTCATGCACGGGCCGCCCGGCACCGGCAAGACGCTCATCGCCAAGGCCGTCGCCAACGAGGTCGACGCCTACTTCGACACCATCTCCGGCCCGGAAATCGTCTCGAAGTACAAGGGCGAGAGCGAGGAGCGGCTGCGCGAGGCCTTCGAGCGGGCCGAGGCCGAAGCCCCCGCTATCCTCTTCGTCGACGAGATAGACTCCATCGCCGGCTCGCGGGACGAGGACGCCGACATGGAGAACCGCGTCGTCGCCCAGCTGCTGACGCTGATGGACGGCCTCGAAGACCGGGGCCGGGTGGTCGTCATCGGTGCGACCAACCGCGTCGACGCCGTCGACGACGCGCTGCGCCGGGGAGGGCGCTTCGACCGCGAGATAGAAATCGGCGTCCCGGACGAGGGGGGCCGCCGCGAGATTCTCGACGTCCACACCCGCGAGATGCCGCTGGCCGACGACGTCGACCTGGACCGCATCGCGGCCCAGACCCACGGCTTCGTTGGCGCGGACCTCGCCTCGCTGACGACCGAGGCGGCGATGTCGTCGCTGCGGGCAGGGCGTGACGGGAGCACGGAGGACGGCGACGAGCCGGAGAGCGAGGGGCCGGCAGTGACCCAGGCGGACTTCGACGCGGCGCTGGCGGTCGTCGACCCCAGCGCGATGCGGGAGTACGTCGCGGAGACGCCCGACGTGGGCTTCGACGACGTGGGCGGGCTGAGCGAGGTCAAACAGACGCTGACGGAGGCCATCGAGTGGCCCCTCGAATACGGCGCCCTGTTCGACACGACGAACACCGACCCGCCCAGCGGCATCCTCATGTACGGCCCGCCCGGCACCGGCAAGACGCTGCTGGCCCGGGCCGTCGCCGGCGAGAGCGACGTGAACTTCATCCACGTCGCCGGCCCCGAGATTATGGACCGCTACGTCGGCGAGAGCGAGGAAGCCGTGCGGGAGCTGTTCGAGCGGGCCCGACAGACGGCCCCGAGCATCATCTTCCTGGACGAGATAGACGCCATCGCGAGCCACCGCGGCCAGGGCAACGAGGTGACCGAGCGGGTCGTCTCCCAGCTACTGGCGGAGCTCGACGGCATCACCGAGAACCCCAACCTCGTGGTGCTGGCGGCGACCAACCGCCGGGACATGATAGACGACGCCCTGCTGCGACCTGGGCGGCTCGAACAGCACGTCGAGGTGCCAAACCCGGACGGCCCAGCCCGGGAGGAGATTCTGTCGGTCCGCACCGAGGGGAAGCCGCTGGCCGAGGACGTGTCGACGGCGGAGCTGGCCGCGGAGCTGTCCGGCTACTCCGGGGCCGAGATAGCGGCGGTGGTCCGGGAGGCGTCGATGTTGGCCATCCGGGAGATGGCCGCCGACCTCGGCCCCGCCGAGGCCAGCGAGCGGGCCGACGAGGTCCGTATCACCGGCGACCACTTCCGGCGGGCGCTGGAGCGGGCCGAGGAGCGGTGA
- a CDS encoding carbon-nitrogen family hydrolase: MKLALAQIAVEPSAVAANRQRAADAVERAAAAGCDLVVLPELFTVGYFAFDAYQRNAERLDGETVTALGELAAAHDIGILAGSFVEDLELSAAAGHDVPAGEGLANTSVFLDRDGNREAVYRKHHLFGYDSAESDLLVAGESLPTVEFAGFTVGVTTCYDLRFPELYRRLVDSGATLVAVPSAWPYPRVEHWQLLPRTRAVENQCYVAAANGVGRFDDAELLGRSTVYDPWGTPLASSDDDPALVTADISPETVADVREEFPALSDRR; this comes from the coding sequence ATGAAGCTCGCGCTCGCTCAGATAGCCGTCGAACCGTCCGCGGTCGCGGCGAACCGCCAGCGCGCGGCCGACGCCGTCGAGCGGGCCGCCGCCGCTGGCTGTGACCTGGTCGTGCTGCCGGAGCTGTTCACGGTCGGCTACTTCGCCTTCGACGCCTACCAGCGCAACGCCGAGCGCCTGGACGGGGAGACGGTGACGGCGCTCGGGGAGCTGGCGGCCGCCCACGATATCGGGATACTCGCCGGGAGCTTCGTCGAGGACCTCGAACTGAGCGCGGCGGCGGGCCACGACGTGCCGGCGGGGGAGGGACTGGCCAACACGTCAGTCTTTCTCGACCGCGACGGGAACCGGGAAGCGGTGTACCGAAAGCACCACCTCTTTGGCTACGACTCGGCCGAGTCGGACCTGCTCGTGGCCGGCGAGTCGCTCCCGACCGTCGAGTTCGCGGGGTTTACCGTCGGCGTCACGACCTGCTACGACCTCCGGTTCCCGGAGCTGTACCGCCGGCTCGTCGATTCGGGCGCGACCCTGGTCGCGGTCCCGAGCGCGTGGCCCTACCCCCGCGTCGAGCACTGGCAGTTACTCCCCCGGACGCGGGCCGTCGAGAACCAGTGTTACGTCGCCGCGGCCAACGGCGTCGGCCGGTTCGACGACGCGGAGCTGCTTGGCCGCTCGACGGTGTACGACCCGTGGGGCACCCCACTCGCGAGCTCCGACGACGACCCCGCCCTGGTCACGGCCGACATCAGTCCCGAGACGGTGGCCGACGTGCGCGAGGAGTTCCCCGCGCTGTCGGACCGGCGGTGA
- a CDS encoding SRPBCC family protein, whose amino-acid sequence MTVRVERTMTVAASPEAVWEFIGDPDQRARPISVVQDWDVHDADHVTWHVRLPIPVIDRTIAIETEDVERREPEYVRFVGRSKVLRVQGEQELEPTGDGGTRVTNRFVVDGKLPGIERFFKRNLDDELQNLEAALTEYLEVEA is encoded by the coding sequence ATGACTGTCCGGGTCGAACGAACGATGACAGTAGCGGCGAGCCCCGAGGCGGTGTGGGAGTTCATCGGCGACCCCGACCAGCGTGCCCGGCCGATAAGTGTCGTACAGGACTGGGACGTCCACGACGCGGACCACGTGACTTGGCACGTGCGCCTCCCGATTCCCGTCATCGACCGGACCATCGCCATCGAGACCGAAGACGTCGAGCGACGTGAGCCCGAGTACGTCCGCTTCGTCGGTCGGTCGAAGGTGTTGCGGGTCCAGGGCGAACAGGAGCTCGAACCGACCGGCGACGGCGGGACCCGGGTGACAAACAGGTTCGTCGTCGACGGGAAGCTCCCCGGCATCGAGCGCTTTTTCAAGCGAAACCTCGACGACGAGCTCCAGAACCTCGAAGCGGCGCTCACGGAGTATCTCGAAGTCGAAGCATGA
- a CDS encoding DUF7123 family protein: MVDFSEEDRRILEYLRESVSRGESYFRAKNIASQLGLSSKQVGARLPRLAEEADEVEIEKWGRARSTTWRVTTS; encoded by the coding sequence ATGGTGGATTTCAGCGAGGAGGACCGCCGCATTCTGGAGTACCTCCGTGAGAGCGTCTCGCGCGGGGAGAGCTACTTCCGCGCGAAGAACATCGCCTCTCAGCTCGGGCTCTCGTCGAAGCAGGTCGGAGCCCGCCTCCCGCGTCTCGCCGAAGAAGCCGACGAGGTGGAGATAGAGAAGTGGGGTCGGGCCCGCTCGACCACCTGGCGCGTCACGACGAGCTGA
- a CDS encoding DUF7525 family protein: protein MTTESATDMGVGLGALFGIVAVLGAGVTAVSSYNYAVRHAQGLDTAGLLTNSGIAFGVAIVAASLSLVAIHAYAE, encoded by the coding sequence ATGACAACGGAGTCGGCAACCGACATGGGCGTTGGCCTCGGTGCGCTCTTTGGCATCGTCGCTGTTCTGGGGGCGGGCGTGACCGCCGTGAGCAGCTACAACTACGCCGTCCGCCACGCGCAGGGACTCGACACAGCGGGGCTGTTGACCAACAGCGGTATCGCCTTCGGAGTGGCGATAGTGGCCGCGTCGCTGTCGCTCGTGGCCATTCACGCCTACGCCGAATGA
- a CDS encoding LEA type 2 family protein — translation MRELGRLRQVGLVALVLAGSIGGAFAVGAIGVPAVESVENRFTGVSENTTTVGTAITVSNPNPIGVSLGGTTINYTVSMNDVAMASGQKRGIALDRGNTTLQLSTRMQNGKIPAWWVSHITNGERTQVTIDADITDSLVGGRSVTLTQNREIETDMLGAFNSTETRPVNADRPFVSDPVLYINETRGSWDREGVTRSETPMEMAFDVYNPKPVPYAVSKIGYTTYMNDVRVGSGETDSEELIMPGERETIGVRNVIRNERLDEWWVTHLQRNQNTTMYIDFYLVVEGGGEQFRIDLDAIDYETAIETDIFGTKAQYPTGGDADPSGDPTAGDNSSEDSAGGTATPSDETSTDSTATPTDGTPTDDGGIIGI, via the coding sequence ATGAGAGAACTCGGGCGGTTACGGCAGGTCGGTCTCGTCGCCCTCGTCCTGGCCGGGAGTATCGGCGGCGCGTTCGCCGTCGGCGCCATCGGCGTCCCGGCCGTCGAGAGCGTCGAGAACCGGTTCACCGGCGTCTCGGAGAACACGACGACCGTCGGGACGGCCATCACGGTGTCGAACCCCAACCCCATCGGCGTCTCCCTTGGCGGGACGACGATCAACTACACCGTCTCGATGAACGACGTAGCCATGGCCAGCGGGCAGAAGCGTGGCATCGCCCTCGACCGCGGGAACACGACGCTCCAGCTCAGCACGCGGATGCAAAACGGCAAGATACCGGCGTGGTGGGTCAGCCACATCACCAACGGCGAGCGGACACAGGTCACTATCGACGCCGACATAACCGACTCGCTGGTGGGGGGTCGGTCGGTGACGCTCACGCAGAACCGGGAGATAGAGACCGACATGTTGGGGGCGTTCAACTCCACGGAGACGCGCCCGGTCAACGCCGACAGACCGTTCGTCTCCGACCCGGTGCTGTACATCAACGAGACGCGCGGGTCCTGGGACCGGGAGGGCGTCACCCGTTCGGAGACCCCGATGGAGATGGCGTTCGACGTGTACAACCCCAAGCCGGTGCCGTACGCGGTCAGCAAAATCGGTTACACGACGTATATGAACGACGTCCGTGTCGGCTCGGGCGAGACCGACAGCGAGGAGCTCATCATGCCCGGGGAGCGCGAGACTATCGGCGTCCGGAACGTCATCCGGAACGAGCGCCTCGACGAGTGGTGGGTCACGCACCTCCAGCGAAACCAGAACACGACGATGTACATCGACTTCTACCTCGTCGTCGAGGGCGGGGGCGAGCAGTTCCGCATCGACCTCGACGCCATCGACTACGAGACGGCCATCGAGACGGACATCTTCGGCACCAAGGCCCAGTACCCGACCGGCGGGGATGCCGACCCGAGCGGTGACCCGACAGCGGGCGACAACAGCTCCGAGGACTCGGCAGGCGGCACGGCGACGCCGTCAGACGAGACATCGACCGATAGCACTGCGACGCCGACCGACGGAACGCCGACCGACGACGGCGGCATCATCGGCATCTGA
- a CDS encoding acetolactate synthase large subunit, translating into MNAAELLVACLEREGVDHVFGLPGEEMADLLFAIRDSSITFVPVRHEQGAAFMADVHGRLTGQAGVCLATLGPGATNLLTGVADAHLDKSPLVAVTAQGGLERLHVESHQALDVVGLFEPITEWNTQLDDPDIVHESVHKAFKVAESEKPGATHLELPEDIAAETTEKQPLPERDPVRAGAPSAETIEAVASLLSEADRPLAIAGNGAVRTRAAAQLGDFVEAFDLPVASTFMGKGAVPDDDERSLYTLDSGDGAALSAIETADLIVTVGYDIAEHDPAEWHCEGTPIVHVDSEPAEVYEAYHPDIEVVSDIGQALSALTARAEEPATDDEWYAEMREAVRADVAATPAAEAPFTVKGVLPVLRDVLAPEDVLVSDVGSHKMAIAQNYPTYEPNTCIVSNGLASMGIAVPGGVAADLAVDAEVVAATGDGGFLMNAAELDTATRLDCSYTVVVFTDDDYGLIAEQQRAETGESFGTQLTNPSFGTFAESFGIDSYRPTTRAELRDDLQAAVDGGMSLVEIAVA; encoded by the coding sequence ATGAACGCCGCCGAACTGCTGGTCGCGTGCCTCGAACGCGAGGGCGTCGACCACGTCTTCGGGCTCCCCGGCGAGGAGATGGCCGACCTGCTCTTTGCCATCAGAGACTCCTCGATTACCTTCGTCCCGGTCCGTCACGAACAGGGCGCGGCGTTCATGGCCGACGTCCACGGACGCCTGACCGGCCAGGCGGGCGTCTGTCTCGCGACGCTCGGCCCGGGCGCGACGAACCTCCTCACCGGCGTCGCCGACGCCCACCTCGACAAGAGCCCGCTCGTCGCCGTCACCGCACAGGGCGGGCTCGAACGCCTCCACGTCGAGAGCCACCAGGCGCTGGACGTGGTCGGGCTGTTCGAGCCTATCACCGAGTGGAACACCCAGCTCGACGACCCCGACATCGTCCACGAGTCGGTCCACAAGGCGTTCAAGGTCGCCGAGTCGGAGAAACCCGGCGCCACCCACCTCGAACTGCCCGAGGACATCGCCGCCGAGACGACGGAGAAGCAGCCGCTTCCCGAGCGGGACCCCGTCCGGGCCGGAGCGCCGAGCGCGGAGACGATAGAGGCGGTGGCGTCGCTGCTTTCCGAGGCCGACCGCCCGCTGGCTATCGCCGGGAACGGCGCGGTCCGAACGCGCGCGGCCGCCCAGCTGGGGGACTTCGTCGAGGCGTTCGACCTCCCGGTCGCCTCGACGTTCATGGGAAAGGGGGCGGTCCCCGACGACGACGAGCGGTCGCTGTACACGCTCGACTCGGGGGACGGCGCGGCGCTGTCGGCCATCGAGACGGCCGACCTCATCGTCACTGTCGGGTACGATATCGCCGAACACGACCCGGCGGAGTGGCACTGCGAGGGGACGCCCATCGTCCACGTCGACAGCGAACCCGCGGAGGTGTACGAGGCGTACCACCCGGATATCGAGGTCGTCTCGGACATCGGGCAGGCCCTGAGCGCGCTCACGGCCCGCGCCGAGGAGCCTGCGACCGACGACGAGTGGTACGCCGAGATGCGCGAGGCAGTTCGTGCGGACGTAGCCGCCACCCCCGCCGCGGAGGCCCCGTTTACCGTCAAGGGCGTACTCCCGGTCCTCCGCGACGTGCTGGCTCCCGAGGACGTGCTCGTCTCCGACGTGGGGAGCCACAAGATGGCCATCGCACAGAACTATCCCACCTACGAGCCAAACACCTGCATCGTCTCCAACGGCCTCGCTTCGATGGGTATCGCGGTGCCCGGCGGCGTCGCCGCCGACCTCGCGGTCGACGCCGAGGTGGTCGCCGCGACGGGCGACGGCGGCTTCCTGATGAACGCCGCCGAACTGGATACCGCTACCCGGCTGGACTGCTCGTACACCGTCGTCGTGTTCACGGACGACGACTACGGGCTCATCGCGGAGCAACAGCGGGCGGAGACCGGCGAGTCGTTCGGGACCCAGCTGACGAACCCGTCGTTCGGGACCTTCGCCGAGAGCTTCGGCATCGACAGCTACCGGCCGACGACGCGCGCGGAACTGCGAGACGACCTCCAGGCGGCCGTCGACGGGGGGATGTCGCTCGTCGAAATCGCCGTGGCGTAG
- a CDS encoding NAD-dependent succinate-semialdehyde dehydrogenase, giving the protein MRATNPATGETLRTYEEDGESAVDAAIERATEAFERWRDRPLRERTSLLSAAADVLRENKREYAETMTEEMGKPVEQAVSEVEKCAWGCDYYADHASAHLAPEAHPSPPGSSAKTVYEPLGPVLAVMPWNFPFWQVFRFAAPYLTAGNVGLLKHASNVPGCARAIEEVFAEAGYPEDVFTSLLIPSDRVEDIVADDRVRAATVTGSGPAGRAVASAAGDHLKKTVLELGGSDPFVVLDDADLEAAVETGAWARNQNGGQSCIAAKRFVVHTDVYDDFLDRFVAAVESFTVGDPTAEGTDIGPQARPDLLADLHEQVEASVDAGATVETGGQPLDREGAYYPPTVLTDVPEGCPADSEELFGPVAAVYEVEDEAEAVRKANDTEYGLGASIWTEDRERGERVAGRIDAGCVYVNQLVKSDPRVPFGGVKMSGYGRELSAVGIREFTNRKTVWVE; this is encoded by the coding sequence ATGCGAGCAACCAACCCGGCGACGGGCGAGACGCTCCGGACCTACGAGGAAGACGGCGAGTCGGCGGTCGATGCGGCCATAGAGCGGGCGACTGAGGCGTTCGAGCGCTGGCGGGACCGACCGCTGCGCGAGCGGACCTCGCTGCTCTCGGCGGCGGCCGACGTGCTCAGAGAGAACAAGCGAGAGTACGCCGAGACGATGACCGAGGAGATGGGGAAACCGGTCGAGCAGGCCGTCTCGGAGGTAGAGAAGTGCGCGTGGGGCTGTGACTACTACGCCGACCACGCGAGCGCACACCTCGCGCCCGAAGCGCACCCGAGCCCGCCGGGGTCGTCGGCGAAGACCGTCTACGAGCCGCTCGGCCCGGTACTGGCCGTGATGCCGTGGAACTTCCCGTTCTGGCAGGTCTTTCGCTTCGCGGCCCCGTATCTGACGGCCGGCAACGTCGGCCTGCTGAAACACGCCTCGAACGTCCCGGGCTGTGCGAGGGCCATCGAGGAGGTCTTCGCCGAGGCGGGCTATCCAGAGGACGTCTTCACGTCGCTGCTGATTCCCTCCGACCGCGTCGAGGACATCGTCGCCGACGACCGCGTGCGTGCGGCGACGGTGACCGGGAGCGGGCCGGCCGGGCGCGCGGTCGCCTCAGCGGCCGGCGACCACCTCAAGAAGACCGTCCTCGAACTCGGCGGCAGCGACCCGTTCGTCGTGCTCGACGACGCCGACCTGGAGGCCGCCGTCGAGACGGGCGCCTGGGCCCGCAACCAGAACGGCGGCCAGTCCTGCATCGCCGCCAAGCGGTTCGTCGTCCACACGGACGTCTACGACGACTTCCTGGACCGCTTCGTCGCGGCGGTCGAGTCGTTCACCGTCGGCGACCCGACGGCGGAGGGGACGGACATCGGGCCACAGGCCCGCCCCGACCTGCTCGCGGACCTCCACGAGCAGGTCGAGGCCAGCGTCGACGCCGGCGCCACGGTCGAGACGGGCGGCCAGCCGCTCGACCGGGAGGGCGCCTACTACCCGCCGACGGTCCTCACCGACGTACCAGAGGGCTGTCCCGCCGACAGCGAGGAGCTGTTCGGCCCCGTGGCGGCCGTCTACGAGGTCGAGGACGAGGCGGAAGCGGTCCGGAAGGCGAACGACACCGAGTACGGGCTCGGGGCCAGTATCTGGACTGAAGACCGCGAGCGGGGCGAGCGGGTGGCGGGGCGCATCGACGCCGGCTGCGTCTACGTCAACCAGCTCGTCAAGTCGGACCCACGGGTCCCCTTCGGCGGCGTGAAGATGTCCGGCTACGGCCGGGAGCTGTCCGCCGTCGGCATCCGCGAGTTCACCAACCGAAAAACGGTGTGGGTCGAATAG
- a CDS encoding phosphate signaling complex PhoU family protein, translating to METRKVQRLGPSTLAMTLPAEWASAHDVEKGDEVSLRMGGKGTLTVLPESVQKEESEAVIHAENLDADAVERAIVAQYVLGRRIIHVEAPDDQTLESAHINAVYNAETQLMGLGVIEETPNRITIRCSVDPEDFTLNNLLERLESTGSTMRNEAVKALAHGNPDLAQRALNRERQANKIFVLLLRLIFTSYQNPNLARAVGLDDGFPLIGYRSIAKNLELTADNAEDIAEIALETDDHSLDVDSSTMRRIRDFTEEVNEITELAVQAAVERDYDTAIQVRKTYAGIDDKEQDILTDLPEMDNEALLQVREVLVSLQQTAEYAVRNAEIATNLALDEESEHTTIQ from the coding sequence ATGGAAACGCGGAAAGTTCAACGACTCGGGCCGTCGACGCTGGCGATGACGCTTCCCGCCGAGTGGGCGAGCGCCCACGACGTCGAGAAGGGGGACGAAGTCTCGCTGCGGATGGGTGGCAAAGGGACGCTGACGGTGCTACCCGAATCCGTCCAGAAGGAGGAGTCGGAGGCCGTCATCCACGCGGAGAACCTCGACGCCGACGCCGTCGAGCGGGCCATCGTGGCCCAGTACGTCCTCGGCCGGCGAATCATCCACGTCGAGGCGCCCGACGACCAGACGCTCGAATCGGCCCACATCAACGCCGTCTACAACGCTGAGACCCAGCTGATGGGGCTGGGCGTCATCGAGGAGACGCCGAACAGAATTACGATTCGCTGCTCGGTCGACCCCGAGGACTTCACGCTCAACAACCTGCTCGAACGGCTGGAGTCGACGGGCTCGACGATGCGGAACGAGGCCGTCAAGGCGCTGGCCCACGGCAACCCCGACCTCGCGCAGCGGGCTCTGAACCGGGAGCGACAGGCCAACAAGATATTCGTGCTCCTGCTCCGGCTCATCTTCACCTCCTACCAGAACCCGAACCTCGCGCGGGCCGTGGGACTCGACGACGGCTTCCCGCTCATCGGCTACCGCTCCATCGCGAAGAACCTCGAACTCACGGCCGACAACGCCGAGGACATCGCCGAAATCGCCTTGGAGACCGACGATCACTCGCTGGACGTCGACAGCTCCACCATGCGGCGCATCCGCGATTTCACCGAGGAGGTAAACGAGATAACCGAACTCGCAGTCCAGGCGGCCGTCGAGCGCGACTACGACACCGCCATCCAGGTCCGCAAGACTTACGCCGGCATCGACGACAAGGAACAGGACATCCTCACGGACCTGCCCGAGATGGACAACGAGGCCCTGCTCCAGGTCCGCGAAGTGCTGGTGAGCCTCCAACAGACCGCCGAGTACGCCGTCCGGAACGCCGAAATCGCGACGAACCTCGCGCTCGATGAGGAGTCCGAACACACGACGATTCAGTGA